Part of the Streptomyces sp. NBC_00457 genome, GGTTGGTCGCGGCGACCGAGATGACGTTGTTGCAGTTGCCCGGGTTGTGGTTGGCGACGTTGTCGCTCTCGTTGCCCGCGGCCACGACGACCGTCGTACCCCGGTTCACGGCCCCGTTGATCGCGCTCTGGGTGGCCGAGGAGCAGGCGCCGCTGCCGCCGAGGCTCATGTTGATGACCTTGGCGACGTTGGCGTTCGCCGGGACACCGGAGACCGTACCGCCGGACGCCCAGGTGATGGCGTCGATGATGTCGGAGTCGTAGCCACCGCACTTGCCGAGGACGCGCACCGGGGAGATCTTCGCGCCGTACGCGATGCCCGCGACGCCCTTGCTGTTGTTGGTGGCCGCGGCGATGGTGCCCGCGACGTGCGTGCCGTGCCAGGAGGAGTCGCTGGCCGGGATGCCGGAGCCGCACTCGTTCGCGTTGTACCAGTCGCCCGGGTCGGCCGGGTTGCTGTCACGGCCGTTGCCGTCGACGGAGACGGCGGTGTCGGAGATGAAGTCGTAACCGCTTACGACGTTCGCCGCGAGGTCGGAGTGCGTGACGTAACCGGTGTCGATGACGGCGACGGTGACTCCGGTGCCGGTGGTGGTCGACCAGGCACCCGGCACGTTCATGCCCGCGGTGGCCTCGAACAGGTCCCACTGCTTGGCGTACTCGGTGTCGTTCGGGTCGGCCTTGGCGGTGTTGAGGCGGTCCGGTACGACATAGGCGACCTGCGGGTCGGCCTCGTACTCGGCGACGACGTCGGCGACATCGGTCCTCGAGAGGTTCTCACCGAGCTCGACCAGGGCGGCACCGGTGCCGAGGCGGCGCTGGAAGTCCAGGTCTTCGCCGGCCTCCTTGCCCTTGGCCACGGCGTCGGCGTCCGCGGCCCGGTTCGACTTGGCCTCGGTGGCACCGGACTTGTAGCCGACGATGAGTCGCTCGGCGACGGCGCCGGGGGCGGCTTCGGTCTGTGCGGCCGGGACAGCGGCGGCTTCCCGGGCGCCCGTTTCCTGGGCGACGGCGGTCGAGGCGGTGGCGGCGGTGACGAGTGCGGCGGAGACCGCCGCGACGGATATCAGCTTCCGTCTGAGCGAGGGGGAGGTACGCAAGGGCTTTGCCTTTCGTTGCCGGACTCCGGGCAGC contains:
- a CDS encoding S8 family peptidase, with amino-acid sequence MRTSPSLRRKLISVAAVSAALVTAATASTAVAQETGAREAAAVPAAQTEAAPGAVAERLIVGYKSGATEAKSNRAADADAVAKGKEAGEDLDFQRRLGTGAALVELGENLSRTDVADVVAEYEADPQVAYVVPDRLNTAKADPNDTEYAKQWDLFEATAGMNVPGAWSTTTGTGVTVAVIDTGYVTHSDLAANVVSGYDFISDTAVSVDGNGRDSNPADPGDWYNANECGSGIPASDSSWHGTHVAGTIAAATNNSKGVAGIAYGAKISPVRVLGKCGGYDSDIIDAITWASGGTVSGVPANANVAKVINMSLGGSGACSSATQSAINGAVNRGTTVVVAAGNESDNVANHNPGNCNNVISVAATNRTGAKASYSNFGSLVDISAPGGQTSTGTANGILSTLNSGAKTPSTENYDYYQGTSMAAPHIAGLAALMESANSALTPAQVESAIKTNARALPGACSGGCGAGLADAAKTVQAVSGSGGSTGGTTFTSGTAVSVPDNGAAVESSIAVSGRTGNAPSALQVGVDITHTYRGDLVIDLVAPDGSTYRLKAASSSDSADNVNTTYTVNASTETANGTWKLRVQDTAAQDTGRLNSWKLTF